A genomic segment from Corylus avellana chromosome ca5, CavTom2PMs-1.0 encodes:
- the LOC132181615 gene encoding putative disease resistance protein RGA3, with amino-acid sequence MAEIVLYDTVGSIIRSLSSLSLQEIGVLWGFKNELRKLGDTVSTIQAVLLDSEEKQAHNHAIKDWLRKLKDAMYDADDLLDDYSTQLLRRQLMTRDKKMAKQVRIFFSKSNQLVDGFQMGHRIKAVRARLDEIATDRIKFGFNEHTTATQFEHMKRQDTHSFVHGEDVIGREDDKESIKKLLFDPNMNEKNVSIIPIVGIGGQGKTTLAQYVYNDEEVRRHFDLRMWACVSDPFDVKTIIVKLIESATKERPKSLQMDPLQSELRAKIDGKRYLLVLDDVWNENRGTWSNLEKLLVGGLRGSKVLITTRSEKIAEITGTVSPYPLRGLSESSSWNLFKKMAFKSGEEPNNPKLVEIGREIIQKCAQVPLAIRSIGSLLYFKNSEDDWLYFKNHDLYKITQQQNDIFPILKFSYDHLPSHLKQCFAFCSLFPKDYEIEIKVLIQLWIAQGFLHSSYGNRHLEDIGREYFMDLLWRSFFQDVQRDIVGEIGKCKMHDLIHDLAQSVAGEECTILYPDREKVVGRTRHVAFHSSDSLPDIPALLPKPNKMRTLLLRIPILPGFDDVLNLNNSILELNKPFSNTLISSFKCLRALNLSQSNIQKVPNSIGNLEHLRFLDLSRNEDIKLLPASITKLQNLQTLRLEFCRGLKELPEETRNLISLRHLGLEGCDS; translated from the exons ATGGCTGAAATAGTTCTCTACGACACTGTTGGGAGCATCATTAGGAGTTTgagctctctttctctccaagAGATTGGAGTGTTATGGGGTTTCAAAAATGAGCTTCGAAAGCTCGGGGACACCGTTTCCACCATCCAAGCTGTGCTTTTGGACTCGGAGGAGAAGCAGGCCCATAACCATGCGATCAAAGATTGGCTTCGGAAGCTCAAGGATGCCATGTACGACGCCGACGACTTGCTGGATGACTACTCCACTCAACTTCTACGCCGACAACTGATGACACGGGATAAGAAGATGGCAAAACAG GTACgcatcttcttttccaaatcgAACCAGCTTGTAGATGGCTTTCAAATGGGTCATAGGATCAAGGCAGTTAGGGCAAGACTGGATGAAATTGCAActgataggatcaaatttggCTTCAATGAGCACACCACAGCGACACAGTTTGAGCATATGAAAAGACAAGATACACACTCATTTGTACATGGGGAAGATGTCATTGGGAGAGAGGATGATAAGGAGTCTATTAAAAAGCTGTTATTCGATCCCAATATGAATGAGAAGAATGTTTCCATAATTCCCATAGTTGGGATTGGTGGACAAGGAAAGACCACGCTTGCGCAGTATGTGTACAACGACGAGGAGGTTCGAAGACATTTTGACCTGAGGATGTGGGCATGTGTCTCTGATCCTTTTGACGTGAAAACTATCATTGTAAAGCTTATAGAATCTGCGACTAAGGAGAGACCTAAAAGCCTTCAGATGGATCCATTGCAAAGTGAGCTTCGAGCAAAAATTGATGGGAAGCGATATTTACTAGTTTTAGACGATGTGTGGAATGAGAATCGTGGTACATGGTCCAACTTGGAAAAGTTGTTAGTGGGTGGCCTAAGAGGAAGCAAAGTTTTGATTACTACACGTAGCGAAAAGATTGCAGAGATTACAGGTACAGTTTCACCATATCCTTTGAGAGGTTTATCTGAAAGCAGTTCTtggaatttatttaagaaaatggcaTTTAAAAGCGGGGAAGAGCCAAATAATCCAAAGCTAGTAGAAATTGGAAGGGAGATCATCCAAAAGTGTGCACAAGTTCCTCTTGCTATAAGGAGCATTGGGAgtctattatatttcaaaaattcagaagatGATTGGTTGTACTTTAAAAACCATGATctttacaaaataactcaacaacaaaatgatatttttccaatACTTAAATTCAGTTATGATCATCTCCCATCACACTTAAAGCaatgttttgccttttgttcGTTGTTTCCAAAAGATTATGAAATTGAAATAAAGGTGTTGATTCAGCTATGGATAGCTCAAGGCTTTCTTCATTCATCATATGGAAATAGACATCTTGAAGATATTGGTCGTgaatattttatggatttgcttTGGAGGTCGTTTTTCCAAGACGTACAAAGAGATATAGTTGGTGAAATAGGAAAGtgcaaaatgcatgaccttATTCACGATCTTGCACAGTCAGTAGCAGGTGAGGAGTGCACAATTTTATATCCAGATAGAGAAAAAGTAGTTGGAAGAACTCGTCATGTGGCATTTCATTCTTCAGATTCATTACCAGATATTCCTGCTCTTTTGCCCAAGCCTAACAAAATGAGGACACTTCTTCTACGCATTCCAATACTTCCAGGATTTGATGATGTGCTTAACTTGAACAATTCAATACTTGAGTTGAATAAGCCATTCTCTAATAcacttatttcaagttttaaatgctTGCGTGCTTTGAATTTGAGTCAGTCGAATATTCAAAAAGTGCCGAATTCCATTGGAAATTTAGAGCATTTAAGATTTCTAGATCTGTCTAGGAATGAAGATATCAAACTACTCCCTGCTTCTATAACTAAAttgcagaatttgcaaacacttAGACTTGAGTTTTGTCGTGGGCTTAAAGAATTGCCAGAAGAGACTAGAAACTTAATCAGCCTTAGGCATCTTGGGCTAGAAGGGTGTGATAGCTAG